The genomic DNA CTTTCAAAGGAACACATACATCATTTGCAGAATACAATGAAATTCGAGACCAATTACTATTGATTGGTGGATTAAGCAAATCACATTCTGCAACTGGTATTCGAATTGGTTTCTTAATTGGGCCAGAATACTTAATTGAAAAGTTAACATTCATGCATGCTTATAACTGTATATGTGCAAATGTACCTGCACAACTTGCATGTATAGCAGCTTTAAATGAAGGATTGGAATCCCCTAAATATATGAATAAAGCTTATATTGAGCGTCGTGATTACTTAAAATCTAAATTATTGGATTTAGGTTTTGAATTAGACGCGCAACCTGAAGGCGCTTTTTATATCTTCCCTAGTATTCAAAAATATACGGATAATGATTTTGATTTTTGTGTCAAAGTTCTTGAAGAAGCACACGTTGCCATGGTTCCTGGTTCTGCCTTCACAGATATTGGTAAAGGTCATATACGCATTTCATATGCCTATGAAATGGATGTTTTAAAAGAGGGAATGCATCGTTTAGAACAATTTTTAAAAGAAAATTATGATTTATAACTTTAATTTAAAAAAGGACACTTGTTAATAGTAAGTTTAACTGTCAATCAGTTAAACGCTATACAAGTGTCCTTTTAATCATATTTTGAATTATATTGCCGTTATTGGCTTATGGGAATTTAGGGAATTGATCGAAGTCTGGATCACGTTTTTCTTTAAACGCGTCACGACCTTCTTTTGCTTCATCAGTTGTGTAGTACAATAATGTAGCGTCTCCAGCCATTTGTTGTAAACCAGCTAAACCGTCTGTATCAGCATTCATTGCAGCTTTTAAGAAACGTAAAGCAGTTGGAGAATGTTTCATAATGTCTTTACACCATTGAACTGTTTCATCTTCTACTTGGTCTAAAGGTACAACTGTATTAACTAAGCCCATATCTAAAGCTTCTTGTGCATTATATTGGCGACATAAGTACCAAATTTCACGCGCTTTTTTATGGCCAACGATTCTTGCTAAGTAACCAGAACCGTAACCAGCATCAAATGAACCTACTTTAGGACCTGTTTGTCCGAAAATTGCATTATCAGCAGCAATTGTTAAGTCACAAACGACGTTTAATACGTTACCACCACCGATGGCATAACCTCTTACCATAGCGATAACCGGTTTAGGAATGACACGGATTAAACGTTGTAAATCTAATACATTTAAACGAGGGATTTGGTCTTCACCTACATAACCACCATGTCCACGTTTTTTTTGATCTCCGCCTGAACAAAATGCTTTGTCTCCTTCACCAGTTAAGATAATTACAGAGATGTTTTGATCATCACGTGCACGACTGAAAGCATCAATCATTTCAGCCACTGTTTTAGGTGTAAATGCATTACGTACCTCAGGGCGATTAATTGTTACTTTTGCGATTCCTTCATAGAATTCATATTTAATTTCATCATATTCTCTAAGTGTTTCCCACTGTCTAGTCATTTTGCTCCTCCTTTAAAAAACCTATTACTATTGTATCAAATTCCGCTTCATCTTCCACGTGAATTGTATGTCCAACTTCCGGAAAACGATGTACATGACTATTTTTTATATTTTCTTTCATAGCTTGTCCAGTGTTAACAAATTTTTTATCTAATTCTCCCACTAGAATAAGACATGGTATGTCAATGGTTTTAATTTCATCCCATAAATTTGGCATATGTCCTGTACCATAGTCACGTAAGGCTTTTGCTAATGTATTAGGATTTTGTGACATACGCATGTCACGTATCGCTTTCTTCTTATCTTTATCTAAGTCATATTGGGTATAAAATAAAGGCAATTTTTCCCAATCGTTAACAAAGATTTCTAAACCAGCAATATCTAATACCTTCGCTCGTGCAGCGTCTATTTGTTGGCGTTCTAATCTATTATCTTCATCTTTAATGCCGGGAGAAGTACTTTCTAATATTAAGCTTGCTAATGGTTGTTTACCATATAGTGCATAATAAAGTGCAATCCTTCCACCCATTGAATAACCTAATAAAGTCATTTGATAATCACTATATTGTTCAAGCACCATGTCTAATTGTTGTGCTAAAAATGGGAAATCCCAAACATTAGACATTGAAGTCTCATCTTTACCATGTCCTGGCAAATCAATAGTTAAGACATTAGTCTCTTTTGAAAAGGCATCAAGATGGCTATCATAAGTACGACTATCACTTATGAAACCATGTAATAAAACTAATAATTGATTGGTTTCAGTAGATGATTTATGAAAATTATAATGTAACATTTAAAATACCACTCAATTTCTTATATAAAATTTGATGTTGTGCTAAATTATCATCTCGATTGGTCATAATTTCATAGATATGTGAACTCATATGCGATAATTTTTCTTGAGCAAAATCAGTCACAGCATTGAAACGTTTAAATGTAAAATCATATAGTAACGCTGTATATTCAAAGTTTAAACCAGTAGGTGTACCAAATAAGCGCTCAAAATACGCATCTGCTGAAGATTTTTGAGGTAAATATGAAAAGATACCTCCGCCATCATTATTAAGCAATACAATATTCAAGTGAATATGGTTTAATTTCGCCATGAGTAACCCATTCATGTCATGATAGAACGCTAAATCTCCAATTAATAATGTGATATTCTTGTGTACTGCCATACCAACTGCTGTTGATACCACACCATCAATGCCATTAGCACCACGATTTGCATAAACTTCTACTTCACTATTAAATAATAGATTATCTATATCTCGTACAGGCATACTATTACTTACAAATATAGCATCATCTTTTGATAATTTTTCGATAAGTAAGTTAACATAAGCTGCCTCATCAGTTGCTTGCGACGTATGTTTGTCGATTAATTGACGTCCTTGTTTCTCTAATGTTTGCCAAGTTTCTATCCAATTTTTTCTATCAATTGTACCCTCTTCAATTAAATTTCTAAAGAAGTCATTCGCTGAAATTTCATAAGAAATACTTGGCGGCGTCGGAAACACATCAATTTTATCGTTATTTTGAACCAATATTTGGAAAGCAGTTGTGCGTTTAAGCCATTGATTCAATTTCTTGGAAATGACTGGTTTACCAACTCGAATAATAAAGTCTACGTCTAAGTCAAGACCAGCTCGATAATACAGATCATAGGTTGTGATTACATTAGGATGATTGTATTTACGCAACTGACTTAATGGATCTGCAAGTATTGGTAAATCATGTATAGTGGCATAAGTTAATATTTGGTCAACAGCTTGATGTTGCATGTCACCTACGATGATCAGACCTTTTTTTTCTTTTAAAATGCCACTAATATCTTGCACATTAATATTTTTTTGATAATGTGGTAACGTTTTATGATAAGACGTAAGCCAATCTACTTTTTCAAGGTCTGGCGTCAATGGTTCTCTAAACGGTAAATTAAAATGAATAGGTCCACGGTGTGGTCCATATAAATACTGACTTGCTATCTGCATTTGATAATAAATAGTGTCTGTCATTTGTTCACTATCATCTGCAACTGGCATATCAAATTGATAATTAACGTAATTCTCAAACATATTAACCTGATTAATTGCTTGAGGTGCACCTACACTTCTAAGTTCATGTGGTCGGTCACTCGTTAATACAATTAGTGGTATACGACTAATTTGGCTTTCCGCAATTGCAGGTGTATAGTTGGCTGCTGCAGTACCTGAAGTACATAAGATTGCTACTGGTCTTTCGCTTCCTTTTATTAAACCTAAAGCAAAAAAGGCAGCACTGCGTTCATCCGGATGAACCCATGTCTTAATATTAGGGTGTGCCTCAAAAGCAATCGCTAACGGCGTTGATCGCGATCCTGGACTAATCACGACTTCACGAACACCATATGCGTATAATTCGGAAGCAAATGTAAATACTTGTTTCGTTAAAGCTTCATTATGATTCATTATTATCCACTACTCCTAAAGCATTCATCATTGGTGAAAATTTAACTGCTGTTTCAGCTAATTCACTATCAGGGTCAGAATCTTTAACTATGCCACAACCTGCAAATAATGTGGTTTGATTCTGCTTAATTAACATTGAACGAATGGCCACTATAAATTCACAATCATCATTCATATCGATATATCCCACCGGTGCACCATAAAGACCACGCGTTCCGAATTCATTTTCTTCAATAAAATTAACCGCTTCATCTTTAGGATACCCCCCTAACGCAGGTGTTGGATGCAAATGGTCAATTAATCCAATATAAGAATTACTAATTAAATTACCTTTAATTTGAGTATAAAGGTGATACATATGATCATTTTTCAAAATATTAGGTGTCTCATTATATTCAATATCTTCAACGTACGGTTCTATATCATGTAAAATACTTCTAACGACGAAGTCATGTTCTCCTAAATTCTTTTTATCTTGTAAAAATGCTTGAATGTTTTTTTCGTCTTCTTCGAGATTTTGTGAACGTTTGATAGTCCCTGCAACTGCCTTTGTTGATAAAACACCATTATCAACTTTAAGTAATTGTTCTGGCGTTTGTGAGAAGAATACAGATTCATTTGACTCTAAGATAAATATATAACTATTTTTTTCATTTTTAAGTGCTCTATTAAGTACGTACGGAATACTGATTGGTTTGTCGAATCTTATCAAACGACGTCTTGCGAGAACAATTTTTTTATTATCATCAAGTTGAGCGATAGCATCACTAACAAGTTCTTTCCATTCATCTTTATATATATCTTCCATTCGCTTAATATTACCTATCGTTTCAATATGTTCTGACATATCCACGTGTGTATCTTCAAAATAAGAAACAATTTTTTTCAATTCTTCCATATCAAATTTCAATCTTTCAACTGTATATGTGAGCAATGTTTGATTATTGATAGTGGAAATTAATACTTCCGGTACGACAAAATGATTGATTCCAAACTCACGCCATTCATCATCTGATTTATGGCTTGAGAATTGGAAGCCACCAACAACTTTCAGATGATGTTTTTCTGTTTCGGGATGTATTAATTCAATATCATTCTTGAACTTTTCCCACTCACGAAAGATAGATTGTTTATTTTCAAAGTTATTTTTAACTCTTTGAATTGCATGATAGCCGAAAAATGAAGACGTGTTATCGTTCAAACGAAAATAAAAGCGGTCCCCAGCTTGATCATCTGTTAAATAAAACAACTCATCAGGTGAAAATACTTTATCTATTTTTACTTCAACAGAAACCCAATTTTTATTACTTTCATAAATTGACTCAATTATATCGTCTTCTTTTAAGTTCGCAGCCATTCATTTCACTTCTTTCATTATCTATTTTTACTCATTATAATATTGTATCATTTTTCGATATTTATAGTGGCATAATTGCTTAATCTTATAGGAGAATATTTCACGTAGATTGACCTTTATTACCTATTCCTTTAAAATACATATGTTAAAACTTTATATTATAAGAGGTAGATTAAATTATGGCAGATCAATATCAACAATATTCTACTGTTAGAAAATATTGGCACTTAATGCGACCTCATACACTAACTGCTGCAGTAGTACCTGTTTTAGTAGGTACGGCAACTGCTAAACTTTTTTTATTAGGCAGTCAAGATAACATTAAATTCACATTATTTCTTGCAATGTTAATCGCTTGTTTACTCATTCAAGCGGCAACAAATATGTTTAATGAATACTACGACTTTAAAAAAGGTTTAGATGACCATACGTCCGTGGGTATCGGTGGTGCTATAGTTAGAAATGGTATGAGTCCTAAACTTGTCATGAATCTAGCAATTGCGTTTTATGTCATTGCTGCACTATTAGGCATTTTCTTAGCTGCGAATACGTCATTCTGGATTATTCCAGTAGGGATTGTGTGCATGGCAATTGGCTATTTATACACTGGTGGCCCTATGCCTATTTCTTGGACACCGTTTGGAGAACTTTTTTCTGGTTTGTTTATGGGGATGATTATCATCTTACTTGCCTTTTTCATTCAAACAGGTAATTTAAACAGTCTTGCTGTTTGGATAAGTATTCCTATTGTTATTACAATTGGTTTAATTAATATGGCAAACAACATTCGTGATCGTGTTAAAGATAAAGCTAGTGGCCGTAAAACATTACCTATTTTATTAGGTAAAAAAGCATCCATTACCTTTATGGCAGCGATGTACATCCTAGCATACGTTATCGTTATTTATATTGCTTTATTTGTATCAGGTGGATCTCTATTCTATTTACTAGTATTATTTTCTTTCCCAATGCCTGTTAAAGCGATTCGTCGCTTCAAGAAAAACGATACACCTGCCAGTATGATGCCTGCAATGGCAGCAACAGGTAAAACAAATACGATATTTGGTATTCTATATGCATTAGGAATTTATATAAGTGCTATATTAGGCGGTATTTAAGTCGATAAACTGAGTCCAACAATGAATTGTTGGACTTTTATTTTGGTTGATAAACCATATGTAAATAGTCATGTCCATATAAGTTGATATCCTCTACCCATTCAAATCCTAATCGTTCGTACAATTTACGTGCTTTAGGATTATCATAATCACAACTCAAACTCCACTTTTTGTCAGGATAATGTTTTATAAGATACTCAAATAATTGTGTAGCAATGCCTTGCCCTCTAAACTTTGAAAATGTTGCTACTGTTTCAATATACCATTCATCATCTTTAGCTTCTTTAAGTGGTAACGGTGTATCGAACATCTTCATATCTTCCTCAAGTGGCAATTCTTTCCATGTTTCCTCTAACGCCATTTCCTTAGCACCATCGTATGCAATAATACAACCTGCAACTTGATTATCTTGCTCATACACCCAAATATTATTGTAGTTCGTGCGATAATCAATATTAACAATACTTTCTTCAAGTGCTTGAATGACACGTTCTTTTGTGAATTCTTTGACTAAATCTAATTCCATATCTTGCCAAATAATATAACATAATTCAGCAATTTGTTTATTATCACTTGGTCGTGCTTTCCTTATCATTATTTTTACTCCTTTCTTTTATGAATGCTTATCATCTTCATTATATGAAACTTCCTACTAATAATAAATTATTTACTAATTTATTGAGTTTATTAACTCTATTTATTTGGGCTTTTCAAAGAA from Staphylococcus taiwanensis includes the following:
- the menB gene encoding 1,4-dihydroxy-2-naphthoyl-CoA synthase; this encodes MTRQWETLREYDEIKYEFYEGIAKVTINRPEVRNAFTPKTVAEMIDAFSRARDDQNISVIILTGEGDKAFCSGGDQKKRGHGGYVGEDQIPRLNVLDLQRLIRVIPKPVIAMVRGYAIGGGNVLNVVCDLTIAADNAIFGQTGPKVGSFDAGYGSGYLARIVGHKKAREIWYLCRQYNAQEALDMGLVNTVVPLDQVEDETVQWCKDIMKHSPTALRFLKAAMNADTDGLAGLQQMAGDATLLYYTTDEAKEGRDAFKEKRDPDFDQFPKFP
- the menH gene encoding 2-succinyl-6-hydroxy-2,4-cyclohexadiene-1-carboxylate synthase, with the translated sequence MLHYNFHKSSTETNQLLVLLHGFISDSRTYDSHLDAFSKETNVLTIDLPGHGKDETSMSNVWDFPFLAQQLDMVLEQYSDYQMTLLGYSMGGRIALYYALYGKQPLASLILESTSPGIKDEDNRLERQQIDAARAKVLDIAGLEIFVNDWEKLPLFYTQYDLDKDKKKAIRDMRMSQNPNTLAKALRDYGTGHMPNLWDEIKTIDIPCLILVGELDKKFVNTGQAMKENIKNSHVHRFPEVGHTIHVEDEAEFDTIVIGFLKEEQND
- the menD gene encoding 2-succinyl-5-enolpyruvyl-6-hydroxy-3-cyclohexene-1-carboxylic-acid synthase — encoded protein: MMNHNEALTKQVFTFASELYAYGVREVVISPGSRSTPLAIAFEAHPNIKTWVHPDERSAAFFALGLIKGSERPVAILCTSGTAAANYTPAIAESQISRIPLIVLTSDRPHELRSVGAPQAINQVNMFENYVNYQFDMPVADDSEQMTDTIYYQMQIASQYLYGPHRGPIHFNLPFREPLTPDLEKVDWLTSYHKTLPHYQKNINVQDISGILKEKKGLIIVGDMQHQAVDQILTYATIHDLPILADPLSQLRKYNHPNVITTYDLYYRAGLDLDVDFIIRVGKPVISKKLNQWLKRTTAFQILVQNNDKIDVFPTPPSISYEISANDFFRNLIEEGTIDRKNWIETWQTLEKQGRQLIDKHTSQATDEAAYVNLLIEKLSKDDAIFVSNSMPVRDIDNLLFNSEVEVYANRGANGIDGVVSTAVGMAVHKNITLLIGDLAFYHDMNGLLMAKLNHIHLNIVLLNNDGGGIFSYLPQKSSADAYFERLFGTPTGLNFEYTALLYDFTFKRFNAVTDFAQEKLSHMSSHIYEIMTNRDDNLAQHQILYKKLSGILNVTL
- a CDS encoding isochorismate synthase, producing the protein MAANLKEDDIIESIYESNKNWVSVEVKIDKVFSPDELFYLTDDQAGDRFYFRLNDNTSSFFGYHAIQRVKNNFENKQSIFREWEKFKNDIELIHPETEKHHLKVVGGFQFSSHKSDDEWREFGINHFVVPEVLISTINNQTLLTYTVERLKFDMEELKKIVSYFEDTHVDMSEHIETIGNIKRMEDIYKDEWKELVSDAIAQLDDNKKIVLARRRLIRFDKPISIPYVLNRALKNEKNSYIFILESNESVFFSQTPEQLLKVDNGVLSTKAVAGTIKRSQNLEEDEKNIQAFLQDKKNLGEHDFVVRSILHDIEPYVEDIEYNETPNILKNDHMYHLYTQIKGNLISNSYIGLIDHLHPTPALGGYPKDEAVNFIEENEFGTRGLYGAPVGYIDMNDDCEFIVAIRSMLIKQNQTTLFAGCGIVKDSDPDSELAETAVKFSPMMNALGVVDNNES
- a CDS encoding 1,4-dihydroxy-2-naphthoate polyprenyltransferase; protein product: MADQYQQYSTVRKYWHLMRPHTLTAAVVPVLVGTATAKLFLLGSQDNIKFTLFLAMLIACLLIQAATNMFNEYYDFKKGLDDHTSVGIGGAIVRNGMSPKLVMNLAIAFYVIAALLGIFLAANTSFWIIPVGIVCMAIGYLYTGGPMPISWTPFGELFSGLFMGMIIILLAFFIQTGNLNSLAVWISIPIVITIGLINMANNIRDRVKDKASGRKTLPILLGKKASITFMAAMYILAYVIVIYIALFVSGGSLFYLLVLFSFPMPVKAIRRFKKNDTPASMMPAMAATGKTNTIFGILYALGIYISAILGGI
- a CDS encoding GNAT family N-acetyltransferase, with the translated sequence MIRKARPSDNKQIAELCYIIWQDMELDLVKEFTKERVIQALEESIVNIDYRTNYNNIWVYEQDNQVAGCIIAYDGAKEMALEETWKELPLEEDMKMFDTPLPLKEAKDDEWYIETVATFSKFRGQGIATQLFEYLIKHYPDKKWSLSCDYDNPKARKLYERLGFEWVEDINLYGHDYLHMVYQPK